From the Argentina anserina chromosome 3, drPotAnse1.1, whole genome shotgun sequence genome, the window GGTTAGGAGAGCTCTGAATAAGCTCCCCTTGTTTACTAATTAGACGTGTATTAGACTTTTACTTTTAGTGGAGACGCtatttgcattttttttgtgtgaagAAAGTTTGTTCACAGACTTTGATGTTTAAACTACCCACCATTTATCATATACAGTCACATACGATAAATACACTCTTACTTCATTTTATAAATAAGAACCATATTCCCCTTAAAAAATCACAAAGCATTAATTTAGTATGAAAGTAGTGTGTTAATAACCTCTTGGCTTCCCAAATGGCTTCAATCTTTATATTTAGACTGACGATTCATCTCTCTCTTATCAGCCAAGTAGTGTTTCTCCTTGTTCTACCCATAACTGCATTTTCAGCTCAAGTTGCACCTGTTGGGCAATATGGGTATGAAAAGGAGCTTGAGTTCAAGTACTACATCATTGAAAGCGGGTCTGGTCCTAATGCTACAACGATACCTGTGGCAGGTGTTGCCGGAGAGAATTGGAGCCCGGCCACCTGGGGAACAATCGAAGTCAGTAATCCACTGTTGGTTGAATACCCAAGTCCATACTCGCGAAAAGTTGGTGAATCCCGGGGCTTGGTAGTGGCTGCATCAAAAGACGGAAGCACCAAGTATAATGGCAGCACGTTAGAAGTACAAGGAACATTAGACAGGGTTTCTAGGGGAACTAGCGAGCTTTCAATCGTTGGAGGTACCGGAAAGATGAAGAACGCGAAGGGTAGCGTTACTCTTCAATCGTATTTTGCTAACAAGTCTTACTCAATTATAGTCTTACTCAATTATTACAGCCaagtacaaaatttcattttccaAATGACCATCTTTGTCATAACCTCGGCCATTATCAATTGTTGATCATCAATTGATTTTGGAGAAGGTGCTTATACGATACCTACTTTTACTTTTATAGAAATGGACAAAACTAGGGTTGTCAATGGGTCATGGGTTGGGTTCGTGTCGGGTCAATGTGTCTCGCGtgttataaaatataaactcaaactcaacctATTTATTAAACGGGTTACCCGTTTCCAACCCGTTTAAccaatttaataaatatatttgtcgTTTTAGATAAAATAACTAACTAAaacaataatcaaataaaaaaattcactaTATTACCCAAAATTCTGtttcaaaatgagaaaaaacttactaaatttttatatacatataatattaCTATTTTAAATAGCTTGCGTACGcgtattttatataaaatttagtTCGACTCTTTTATTAAACGTGTCATGCGGTTTCATTTCGTGTTAGCGGGTTAACCCGTCGTTGACCCATTTATTAAATGGATCATGGCGGGTTGGCCCGCCGCTGACCTCTTTTTAATCGTGCGGGTTCAACCCGCTTTATTTCGTGCGGGTTTCGAGTCGTGTTATCGGGTCGTGTCGAAAACAAAACGCCCATATACGAGTCACTTGTTCTCtcgttttttttattttatttcatttttacgTATTTGTCTAATAAGTTGAGTGTAACAGTACACCTATAACCTAAGAACCCAAATTTTCCACAAGTGAGACAAAAAACGAAAGCAATAAACCAAACAATCCAATTGCATGTGAGCCTTAAGAAAAGGGGTTGTATCTAGTTCATCCTACGCTGTTAATATACTAATCTACAGAGGGAAGACGAGGACCACATACAGGACACACGTTTAACAGTCATAAGGCCTATAGTTCATAGAAGCATGTATTCATATAGCAAATTTGGATTACAATTGAACCACCTGCCAATTTTGTTATCCCGGACTGTGTAATTTGTGACTGTGTTGACTCAGATTAAGATACAGAAATTTCTTATCCATATTTGGTGCAGTCTCGGATTAACGAACAAAATTAGCAGAATAGTCAAGTCTTACGTTTGATGAACCACCAGACTAAATAAGTTTGTTACTGAAAtatttattgaattataaCAAGTCTTATTCAATAAGAACATAATATTTCATTAATAACACATGTTCATATAAACAATCTTATATAAGCAATATTCTTAATTTACAATTTCCAGTAACAATTGGCTTATAATAGAACAACTTTTTTAACATTCTTGAAAGTCGAAATAGGCAAATGTCTAGAAGATGACATCAAAGGAGTCCACTAGCGAGATAAGAGCGCTTTATTCCAAAGGAGGATAGCTCGTTTTGTAGCTGTTTATAGAGCAGAAACTTccctaaaattttcaaatctgACTTCACCTTCTTCCCTTCCAGTTATCCTCCAATAATTCTTCTGTCTTCCATATGCAGCAGTACCTGGCGGCTGATGCTGATATAGTAAGTTGTAAACAGCTTATCAATCAGAAAAATGGCAAATACAACACACCTAATGTTACATGATTTTGCTAATTCGGAAGTTTAATCTATTGGATCCTGAACCGCATAAGTTGTAATTTGTAAAGATAAATGATATTCAAGCTTTGCTTGCCCTCACTTACTCCATCACCAATTTTCTCTCTTCGTGATTGGCATTTCCTTCATCAACTTATCCATTGCCTTGTTCAAATCAGTAGCCTTCTCATCACTCCCATACAACTCATCGAAATCAGATTCAACCTCTTCATAAAAACCAAACAGATTACAATGATCTAGCTGAAAACCTTAAACCTCATAACCCAACAAATTCAAGTTGATTTCTAAGCTTGTGATCGAAACCCATAATATATAGTTATCATGAAAAGTTAGTACCTTCGCTACTGACATCGTCTTTTTCGTCTTTGAAAACCTTTGGGTCTCGTGACTGAGACTCGGTCGTGTAGAAGCTCAATTTGAGCCGAGTTGAAAGGGCGAGTTTGGAAGTGGGTTTGTGGCAAGATTGAGAGATAAGACGAGTAGAGCGTAAAGAGAAGCTTCTCTGTGTGTTAGAGAGTCCGCACGAATTCGGCACATCTCCATAATCCTGAAAATTAGAGACGTCCGGATTAGCTAATTTCATTAAAATTAATTCCGTATTTttttcaaacgagaatttctGACTAACTTCTTTCACTCTATAGTCTAATCTCAACTAATCCGGAATAACAAATGTGCGGTAAATAGATTAGCAAAAGTATATCTTTTGGTTGGGCAAATAAACATGTACGTGATGTATTATTTTCGTCGTGGGATTTTCTATTCATATTCACGATTTGATTTGCGTCCTATATGCACCTGCTGATTCATGATTCAACATTAAGGGGACCCAAAACTTTTCTTTTGAGCTGTGGATGAGAGTCGAAATCTGATGGGATTGATAAAAGTCCTAAACTCTTGATACTTAACCAAACAAAGCCTTATTATGTTACGATActtgtacaaaatcaagtcCACCCAAGCTCTACATAGCTCCGCCCCTGACTATTTATGTACTAAGGGTAGAGCAAAAGAACCCTAGCTAGCCTCGATGTAACTGGGTACATATATGCAATCGGTATCAACCTATTAATACAAGAATAGGGCTTGTTGCAAGTCTATTGATGCAATAAAAGAACTCTAATATGAGTCGTACACGACATTCGGAATTGATCTACCACTACATGACATTAGCTTAACTAGAGGCAATGATGCAATATGATCTCAAGCATTCTGCATCAGTAAATGATACTGGTAGCTCCCATGTTCCTCTCATATTAACGACTCATTTGAGTGGGCATGTGGCCTTGTTTTTCAACTAATGATCACCAATTCAGAAGAAGATTTTGGAAGTGGCCGGTAGCTAGTTTTGTGAGAGCCATGCACTGGCCTTGTATCTGGTATGAATATGAACAATGCAACCTATGCAAGGTCCATCAGATAAGGTCTATCAAATAAGTACAGTTCATCAAAAACCCCACAAGAAAATGTGCATCCCACGATTCTCGGCCATTCGCTCCTTTCGATGTTTCATATCAACCAGAGAATAGCCCTATAGATTTCCAAAATTAGCAAAACATggatcaaggatttttccctGAAGCAGCTATCTATGGTTGAAATACCCTCTGAGATGAGTCTCAGTAATTGAACTAGACAGATAAGTTCGCCTTAAAACAAAGCCTCACAGGAGTGAGAAGGCAAACATCTTTAGATGTACAGACGTGGACATATTATACAGTTTCACATCAAATGACCAAAGTAGTTGTACTCGTGCTCTAAATTCCGGTATATATGAAAACTTGCTAATATGTCATGTCATCTGATGGATTGATCATCTTTATTACGAAACTAGCAATGTTGGCCGCTTTGCTGCGGGTT encodes:
- the LOC126787511 gene encoding pterocarpan synthase 1-like; amino-acid sequence: MASIFIFRLTIHLSLISQVVFLLVLPITAFSAQVAPVGQYGYEKELEFKYYIIESGSGPNATTIPVAGVAGENWSPATWGTIEVSNPLLVEYPSPYSRKVGESRGLVVAASKDGSTKYNGSTLEVQGTLDRVSRGTSELSIVGGTGKMKNAKGSVTLQSYFANKSYSIIVLLNYYSQVQNFIFQMTIFVITSAIINC